In Quercus robur chromosome 10, dhQueRobu3.1, whole genome shotgun sequence, a genomic segment contains:
- the LOC126701564 gene encoding coiled-coil domain-containing protein SCD2-like isoform X1 — translation MDRRRPVSPVYSRQWSGSNSSTGSSSPAMSPAHPQSRLAAGATGFSTVKRTQNAAAKVAAQRLAKVMASQTSADEDDDDEENGFKFAVPAPPAPSPFSLSNSNSNNYSSGNSIPAISVSRPNRSPSPALGRNFVEHASSVRSTSAGRPSMSVRSAAVVPPSRSSLRSPVAIPPIEPPSSRNNNRFIPNISPLNSKDKGDQREASALRDELDMLEEENEIILDKLRNAEVRREAAEARARELEKQVATLGEGVSLEVKLLSKKEELLRQKEIALKAAVAQNRGGKNEEVAALRTEVENLKDEAATALEQLQEAESEAKALRSMTQRMILTQEEMEEVVLKRCWLARYWGLAVEHGICADIAVSKHEHWSSLAPLPFEVVISAGQKAKEESWDRGGDDPDRSKLVRDISDLTGEGNIETMLSVEMGLRELASLKVEDAVVLALALCRRPNLVRQSSLDSRSAVDPKFMEAFELSEEETQDVQFKEAWLTYFWRRAKVHGVEEDIAEERLQFWVNRSGQQPTSHDAVDVERGLVELRKLGIEQQLWEASRKEIDQPLSSAVANHKSNADSDTSP, via the exons ATGGATCGGAGGAGGCCGGTTAGTCCGGTGTACTCGCGGCAGTGGAGCGGTTCGAATTCGAGCACGGGTTCGTCGTCGCCGGCGATGTCGCCGGCGCATCCGCAGTCTCGGCTGGCGGCTGGAGCCACCGGGTTCTCCACCGTCAAGCGAACGCAGAACGCGGCCGCCAAGGTCGCGGCTCAGCGCTTGGCTAAGGTCATGGCGTCGCAGACCTCCGCCGACGAAGACGACGACGATGAGGAGAACGGATTCAAATTCGCCGTTCCGGCTCCACCTGCTCCCTCGCCTTTCTCCCTCTCCAACAGTAACAGCAACAATTACAGTAGCGGGAATTCGATTCCGGCGATTTCGGTTTCTCGGCCTAATCGATCTCCGTCGCCTGCG TTAGGTCGGAACTTTGTAGAGCATGCTTCTTCGGTTCGGTCAACATCAGCTGGAAGACCATCAATGTCAGTTCGTTCGGCAGCTGTGGTGCCACCCAGCAGATCCTCACTTAGAAGTCCAGTGGCAATACCTCCGATTGAACCTCCTTCTAGTAGGAACAACAA CAGGTTTATTCCCAATATTTCACCACTCAACTCAAAAGATAAAGGAGATCAGCGTGAAGCTTCTGCACTTCGTGATGAA CTTGATATGTTAGAAGAGGAAAATGAGATTATTCTTGACAAG CTTAGAAATGCAGAAGTAAGACGAGAGGCAGCAGAGGCTAGAGCGAGGGAGCTTGAGAAACAG GTTGCTACTCTTGGAGAAGGCGTGTCCCTCGAAGTTAAATTGTTGAGCAA GAAGGAAGAATTGTTGCGGCAAAAAGAG ATTGCTCTAAAGGCTGCTGTAGCACAAAACAGGGGTGGGAAAAATGAGGAGGTTGCCGCCCTTCGTACAGAGGTTGAG aatttaaaagatGAAGCTGCAACAGCTCTGGAACAACTCCAAGAAGCAGAATCTGAAGCAAAGGCTCTCCGCTCTATGACACAGAGAATGATTTTGACTCAAGAAGAGATG GAGGAAGTTGTTTTGAAGAGATGTTGGCTTGCTCGTTACTGGGGTTTAGCTGTAGAGCATG GCATATGTGCAGATATAGCAGTTTCAAAGCATGAGCATTGGTCATCTTTAGCCCCTCTTCCATTTGAAGTTGTCATTTCTGCTGGACAAAAGGCTAAGGAGGAATCTTGGGATAGAG GTGGAGATGATCCAGACAGGAGCAAGCTTGTCCGGGATATTAGTGATCTCACAGGAGAAGGAAATATTGAGACTATGCTTTCAGTTGAAATGGGTTTGAGGGAACTGGCCTCTCTAAAG GTTGAGGATGCTGTTGTACTAGCATTGGCTCTATGCAGACGTCCAAATTTGGTTCGGCAGTCCAGTTTAG aTTCCAGATCAGCTGTTGATCCCAAGTTTATGGAGGCATTTG AATTAAGTGAAGAGGAGACACAAGATGTTCAATTCAAAGAG GCGTGGCTGACTTACTTTTGGAGAAGAGCTAAAGTACATGGTGTTGAAGAGGATATAGCAGAAGAGCGGCTTCAGTTTTGGGTCAACCGTAGTGGGCAACAACCAACTTCACATGATGCTGTGGATG TGGAACGAGGCTTAGTGGAGCTGAGAAAGCTAGGGATAGAACAGCAACTCTGGGAAGCATCCCGGAAAGAAATAGATCAGCCTCTTTCTTCTGCAGTTGCTAATCACAAATCCAATGCAGATTCAGATACATCGCCTTGA
- the LOC126701564 gene encoding coiled-coil domain-containing protein SCD2-like isoform X2, giving the protein MDRRRPVSPVYSRQWSGSNSSTGSSSPAMSPAHPQSRLAAGATGFSTVKRTQNAAAKVAAQRLAKVMASQTSADEDDDDEENGFKFAVPAPPAPSPFSLSNSNSNNYSSGNSIPAISVSRPNRSPSPALGRNFVEHASSVRSTSAGRPSMSVRSAAVVPPSRSSLRSPVAIPPIEPPSSRNNKFIPNISPLNSKDKGDQREASALRDELDMLEEENEIILDKLRNAEVRREAAEARARELEKQVATLGEGVSLEVKLLSKKEELLRQKEIALKAAVAQNRGGKNEEVAALRTEVENLKDEAATALEQLQEAESEAKALRSMTQRMILTQEEMEEVVLKRCWLARYWGLAVEHGICADIAVSKHEHWSSLAPLPFEVVISAGQKAKEESWDRGGDDPDRSKLVRDISDLTGEGNIETMLSVEMGLRELASLKVEDAVVLALALCRRPNLVRQSSLDSRSAVDPKFMEAFELSEEETQDVQFKEAWLTYFWRRAKVHGVEEDIAEERLQFWVNRSGQQPTSHDAVDVERGLVELRKLGIEQQLWEASRKEIDQPLSSAVANHKSNADSDTSP; this is encoded by the exons ATGGATCGGAGGAGGCCGGTTAGTCCGGTGTACTCGCGGCAGTGGAGCGGTTCGAATTCGAGCACGGGTTCGTCGTCGCCGGCGATGTCGCCGGCGCATCCGCAGTCTCGGCTGGCGGCTGGAGCCACCGGGTTCTCCACCGTCAAGCGAACGCAGAACGCGGCCGCCAAGGTCGCGGCTCAGCGCTTGGCTAAGGTCATGGCGTCGCAGACCTCCGCCGACGAAGACGACGACGATGAGGAGAACGGATTCAAATTCGCCGTTCCGGCTCCACCTGCTCCCTCGCCTTTCTCCCTCTCCAACAGTAACAGCAACAATTACAGTAGCGGGAATTCGATTCCGGCGATTTCGGTTTCTCGGCCTAATCGATCTCCGTCGCCTGCG TTAGGTCGGAACTTTGTAGAGCATGCTTCTTCGGTTCGGTCAACATCAGCTGGAAGACCATCAATGTCAGTTCGTTCGGCAGCTGTGGTGCCACCCAGCAGATCCTCACTTAGAAGTCCAGTGGCAATACCTCCGATTGAACCTCCTTCTAGTAGGAACAACAA GTTTATTCCCAATATTTCACCACTCAACTCAAAAGATAAAGGAGATCAGCGTGAAGCTTCTGCACTTCGTGATGAA CTTGATATGTTAGAAGAGGAAAATGAGATTATTCTTGACAAG CTTAGAAATGCAGAAGTAAGACGAGAGGCAGCAGAGGCTAGAGCGAGGGAGCTTGAGAAACAG GTTGCTACTCTTGGAGAAGGCGTGTCCCTCGAAGTTAAATTGTTGAGCAA GAAGGAAGAATTGTTGCGGCAAAAAGAG ATTGCTCTAAAGGCTGCTGTAGCACAAAACAGGGGTGGGAAAAATGAGGAGGTTGCCGCCCTTCGTACAGAGGTTGAG aatttaaaagatGAAGCTGCAACAGCTCTGGAACAACTCCAAGAAGCAGAATCTGAAGCAAAGGCTCTCCGCTCTATGACACAGAGAATGATTTTGACTCAAGAAGAGATG GAGGAAGTTGTTTTGAAGAGATGTTGGCTTGCTCGTTACTGGGGTTTAGCTGTAGAGCATG GCATATGTGCAGATATAGCAGTTTCAAAGCATGAGCATTGGTCATCTTTAGCCCCTCTTCCATTTGAAGTTGTCATTTCTGCTGGACAAAAGGCTAAGGAGGAATCTTGGGATAGAG GTGGAGATGATCCAGACAGGAGCAAGCTTGTCCGGGATATTAGTGATCTCACAGGAGAAGGAAATATTGAGACTATGCTTTCAGTTGAAATGGGTTTGAGGGAACTGGCCTCTCTAAAG GTTGAGGATGCTGTTGTACTAGCATTGGCTCTATGCAGACGTCCAAATTTGGTTCGGCAGTCCAGTTTAG aTTCCAGATCAGCTGTTGATCCCAAGTTTATGGAGGCATTTG AATTAAGTGAAGAGGAGACACAAGATGTTCAATTCAAAGAG GCGTGGCTGACTTACTTTTGGAGAAGAGCTAAAGTACATGGTGTTGAAGAGGATATAGCAGAAGAGCGGCTTCAGTTTTGGGTCAACCGTAGTGGGCAACAACCAACTTCACATGATGCTGTGGATG TGGAACGAGGCTTAGTGGAGCTGAGAAAGCTAGGGATAGAACAGCAACTCTGGGAAGCATCCCGGAAAGAAATAGATCAGCCTCTTTCTTCTGCAGTTGCTAATCACAAATCCAATGCAGATTCAGATACATCGCCTTGA
- the LOC126701564 gene encoding coiled-coil domain-containing protein SCD2-like isoform X3, with protein MSVRSAAVVPPSRSSLRSPVAIPPIEPPSSRNNNRFIPNISPLNSKDKGDQREASALRDELDMLEEENEIILDKLRNAEVRREAAEARARELEKQVATLGEGVSLEVKLLSKKEELLRQKEIALKAAVAQNRGGKNEEVAALRTEVENLKDEAATALEQLQEAESEAKALRSMTQRMILTQEEMEEVVLKRCWLARYWGLAVEHGICADIAVSKHEHWSSLAPLPFEVVISAGQKAKEESWDRGGDDPDRSKLVRDISDLTGEGNIETMLSVEMGLRELASLKVEDAVVLALALCRRPNLVRQSSLDSRSAVDPKFMEAFELSEEETQDVQFKEAWLTYFWRRAKVHGVEEDIAEERLQFWVNRSGQQPTSHDAVDVERGLVELRKLGIEQQLWEASRKEIDQPLSSAVANHKSNADSDTSP; from the exons ATGTCAGTTCGTTCGGCAGCTGTGGTGCCACCCAGCAGATCCTCACTTAGAAGTCCAGTGGCAATACCTCCGATTGAACCTCCTTCTAGTAGGAACAACAA CAGGTTTATTCCCAATATTTCACCACTCAACTCAAAAGATAAAGGAGATCAGCGTGAAGCTTCTGCACTTCGTGATGAA CTTGATATGTTAGAAGAGGAAAATGAGATTATTCTTGACAAG CTTAGAAATGCAGAAGTAAGACGAGAGGCAGCAGAGGCTAGAGCGAGGGAGCTTGAGAAACAG GTTGCTACTCTTGGAGAAGGCGTGTCCCTCGAAGTTAAATTGTTGAGCAA GAAGGAAGAATTGTTGCGGCAAAAAGAG ATTGCTCTAAAGGCTGCTGTAGCACAAAACAGGGGTGGGAAAAATGAGGAGGTTGCCGCCCTTCGTACAGAGGTTGAG aatttaaaagatGAAGCTGCAACAGCTCTGGAACAACTCCAAGAAGCAGAATCTGAAGCAAAGGCTCTCCGCTCTATGACACAGAGAATGATTTTGACTCAAGAAGAGATG GAGGAAGTTGTTTTGAAGAGATGTTGGCTTGCTCGTTACTGGGGTTTAGCTGTAGAGCATG GCATATGTGCAGATATAGCAGTTTCAAAGCATGAGCATTGGTCATCTTTAGCCCCTCTTCCATTTGAAGTTGTCATTTCTGCTGGACAAAAGGCTAAGGAGGAATCTTGGGATAGAG GTGGAGATGATCCAGACAGGAGCAAGCTTGTCCGGGATATTAGTGATCTCACAGGAGAAGGAAATATTGAGACTATGCTTTCAGTTGAAATGGGTTTGAGGGAACTGGCCTCTCTAAAG GTTGAGGATGCTGTTGTACTAGCATTGGCTCTATGCAGACGTCCAAATTTGGTTCGGCAGTCCAGTTTAG aTTCCAGATCAGCTGTTGATCCCAAGTTTATGGAGGCATTTG AATTAAGTGAAGAGGAGACACAAGATGTTCAATTCAAAGAG GCGTGGCTGACTTACTTTTGGAGAAGAGCTAAAGTACATGGTGTTGAAGAGGATATAGCAGAAGAGCGGCTTCAGTTTTGGGTCAACCGTAGTGGGCAACAACCAACTTCACATGATGCTGTGGATG TGGAACGAGGCTTAGTGGAGCTGAGAAAGCTAGGGATAGAACAGCAACTCTGGGAAGCATCCCGGAAAGAAATAGATCAGCCTCTTTCTTCTGCAGTTGCTAATCACAAATCCAATGCAGATTCAGATACATCGCCTTGA